In Clostridium ljungdahlii DSM 13528, the genomic window TTAAATTCATAGCAAAAATTTTGAAAAGTCAATATTATTTTCTTAACGAATCCATTATTAAACATTTTAATCTTCTTGAATTTCAAGTACTCCCATAGGACAAGCTTTAACACAAATACCACATGCCATACACTTACTTGGATTAGGCTTGTCTTCTACTTTTACAATAATACCTTTTGGACAGGCTTCTACACATGTACCGCAGCCAGTACAAGCTTTTTTATCTATCATATATATTCCCTTAGCATTTTGTTTAATGGCCTCTTCAGGACATTTTTTAGCACACACTCCACATTGATTGCACACTTTTAAATCTACACATCCATCTTTTCCCTCATCAATCTTAATACAAGAATTGCCGTAAGTTTTGTAAAATGCCTCGGAACAAGCCATTTCACAGCTTAAACAAGACATACATAAAGACTTATCTTTAACAACTAATTTTTTCATAATACATTCCCCTTTAAACATTATTTATATATACTTTGTACATATACCTTAATTATACAAATATATAAGGTATATATCAATACCGCAAATTTTATGCCTATTATTTTGCTTTGTATAAACAAAGTGCGTGGTAGTATTAGATCATATAGTCATGGAAT contains:
- a CDS encoding 4Fe-4S binding protein, giving the protein MKKLVVKDKSLCMSCLSCEMACSEAFYKTYGNSCIKIDEGKDGCVDLKVCNQCGVCAKKCPEEAIKQNAKGIYMIDKKACTGCGTCVEACPKGIIVKVEDKPNPSKCMACGICVKACPMGVLEIQED